In Nasonia vitripennis strain AsymCx chromosome 2, Nvit_psr_1.1, whole genome shotgun sequence, a genomic segment contains:
- the LOC100115442 gene encoding uncharacterized protein LOC100115442 isoform X4: MRRGPHRCDRKVVESSNEDESRVPPEPSHPNSRSARPTRNFRQVSRRTAQERDVGPPSFPEHIRPTAHESVETKLPRRRLKSTGSDEIQKRSGAAKHRCRDKHVDRHRASFVAAAGTKCPHSRSSSSSSSRELCDKGRRLRRRQRRRSSKPRHTLIAAAQRRKLGRSLRRCSSSDNSKSSLIVLYRGGGAAAVADSSPDTRKSREDLTSDSVGSRVPQSSRALPATRPRVENRAASCTCCCVPKPRRRIVSKSAEFRYCRALEEEPCFDFALETSSLMAQRSGQQRSENLEPHLGLLMQHLQSKAAGDGQLNRIDSQRVFPFQDTPSGNLKIIPNQVVFESKKVSVLVAEPRHAKVNVKAERGDQASASRPREIDLPPGVTASTVDRLQAQHRLPAVPSECRPRTQPVNREKMLQQRDEAKQTVVQNGPVIRDVPLATLGFTSEQPIDWKNISLPEKTDLYQELSQRITTYKNADCIVRIGNDEFHCHLLVLQSYSAFFDDKNVKEIDLAGSSVTSRAFSIIYDWMISPTSESCHLLRRDNILEIFLAAQHLGIKELEEQCWAFIDNDELFSEDTAFLLYLEARKIGNTAVMELMVPRIMKFFLMLVSTKDFLELAVEELCLLLRSNYISVNSEMEVLMSAVRWLMHDWEGRKPYLLDVMKCVRFGLIAPWQLVDVKRNPENPEFMELMSYPEIQKMVDDGLAFVIIKYWYGNQTEDYYHWIDLLGLTEPTNRNWAGEDKNYVTYREFLLYLEEYQRTKISELKNKKSSQEKPSPPSSPPKEDSSSQQSTPPARARINHQNSKAGENSSSPSNSRPSKHSTTTDASGNNVPHAVPPCMMMPPEVLGQYLSSMGRNGAKPVTGDVRKCSKSGMNTCCAKRFSGGGEFPIKLIVRAACRPDTEKNSLPDVKSKLPKQRRDSVLKPGSKYLYSRQSLSSSLSNSPRKLPSTGRSGERSDSSKSEEEAATSIQAVYRGYKTRRKLKEITKESACYEQTANLHKFEPVKVALLYSDSRSEQGETLDKTPAFVEREDNHVSAEIQMSQLSRDENCRAIETIMPPPAYSPANEEKTSTDTATDPDEAAACLARNEDRSNAALERNNKKKTLHCSTGELRKKLRKLRKGSNELDAASWF; encoded by the exons ATGCGAAGAGGTCCCCACCGCTGCGAT AGAAAGGTAGTCGAATCATCCAACGAGGACGAGTCCCGCGTTCCCCCGGAGCCGAGCCATCCAAATTCCAG GTCAGCCCGTCCTACTCGAAATTTTCGTCAAGTTTCCCGCAGGACTGCACAGGAGAGAGACGTCGGCCCCCCGAGTTTCCCCGAGCACATCCGCCCGACTGCTCACGAGTCCGTCGAGACAAAATTAC CTCGGAGACGACTAAAATCAACGGGGAGCGACGAAATTCAAAAGAGGAGCGGCGCCGCCAAACATCGTTGTCGAGATAAACACGTTGAT CGTCATCGGGCAAGTTTCGTCGCTGCCGCCGGGACAAAGTGTCCCCACAgtaggagcagcagcagcagttcctCGAGGGAACTTTG CGACAAGGGGAGACGACTACGACGTCGACAACGACGGCGAAGCTCGAAGCCGCGACACACGCTGATAGCCGCGGCACAAAGGAGAAAGC TTGGAAGGAGCTTACGACGCTGCTCGAGCTCGGACAATAGCAAGAGCAGCCTGATCGTCTTGTACCGAGGCggcggtgctgctgctgtggcggACTCCAGTCCGGACACTCGAAAGTCTCGCGAGGACCTGACGTCCGACTCGGTCGGCTCTCGAGTTCCTCAGAG CTCGAGAGCGCTGCCAGCCACTCGTCCCAGAGTCGAGAACCGCGCGGCTTCGTGCACCTGCTGCTGCGTTCCCAAACCAAGACGTCGGATCGTCTCCAAGTCCGCGGAATTTCGCTACTGCCGAGCTCTCGAGGAAGAGCCATGCTTTGACTTTGCACTGGAAACCTCGAGTCTAATGGCTCAGCGCTCCGG ACAGCAGAGATCGGAAAACTTGGAGCCCCACCTAGGACTGTTGATGCAGCACTTACAGAGCAAAGCGGCGGGCGACGGTCAGCTCAACCGGATCGATTCCCAGAGGGTATTCCCGTTCCAGGACACGCCCAGCGGCAATCTCAAGATCATTCCGAACCAG GTGGTGTTCGAGTCGAAGAAGGTGAGCGTGCTGGTGGCGGAACCGCGTCACGCGAAAGTCAACGTCAAGGCCGAGCGCGGGGATCAAGCGAGCGCCTCGCGTCCGAGGGAGATCGACCTGCCGCCGGGCGTCACGGCCTCGACCGTCGACCGACTCCAGGCCCAGCACCGACTGCCGGCCGTCCCCAGCGAGTGCAGGCCCAGGACGCAGCCGGTCAACCGCGAGAAGATGCTGCAGCAGAGGGACGAGGCCAAGCAGACGGTCGTCCAGAACGGACCCGTCATCCGCGACGTGCCGCTCGCTAC ATTAGGATTTACGTCGGAGCAGCCGATCGACTGGAAGAACATAAGTCTGCCGGAGAAAACTGACCTCTACCAGGAGCTGTCCCAGCGCATAACGACCTACAA AAATGCCGACTGCATCGTTCGCATCGGGAACGACGAATTCCACTGCCATCTGCTAGTGCTGCAGAGCTACAGCGCGTTCTTCGACGATAAAAACGTCAAAGAGATCGACCTCGCCGGG AGCAGCGTGACCTCGAGAGCCTTCTCCATTATCTACGACTGGATGATAAGCCCGACGAGCGAGAGCTGCCACCTGCTCAGACGCGACAACATTCTCGAGATCTTTCTGGCCGCCCAGCACCTCGGCATCAAAG AATTGGAGGAGCAATGCTGGGCGTTCATCGACAACGATGAGCTCTTCTCCGAGGACACGGCATTCCTGCTCTACTTGGAAGCCCGAAAAATAGGCAATACCGCGGTCATGGAGCTCATGGTGCCGAGGATCATGAAATTCTTCCTCATGCTCGTCAGCACCAAGGACTTTCTCGAGCTGGCCGTCGAGGAGCTCTGCCTCCTGCTCAGATCGAACTACATATCCGTCAACAG CGAGATGGAGGTCCTCATGTCCGCGGTGAGGTGGCTCATGCACGACTGGGAGGGCCGAAAGCCGTACCTGCTGGACGTGATGAAGTGCGTGAGGTTCGGCCTAATCGCGCCTTGGCAACTGGTTGACGTCAAGCGAAACCCGGAGAATCCGGAATTCATGGAGCTCATGTCCTACCCGGAGATCCAGAAAATGGTCGACGACGGTTTAGC TTTCGTTATCATCAAATACTGGTACGGCAATCAAACGGAAGACTATTACCACTGGATCGATCTGCTCGGATTAACGGAGCCGACTAACCGGAATTGGGCCGGCGAAGATAAG AACTACGTCACCTACAGAGAGTTTCTTCTCTATCTGGAGGAGTACCAGAGGACGAAAATTTCCGAGCTGAAGAACAAAAAGTCCTCCCAGGAAAAACCCTCGCCTCCGAGCTCACCTCCGAAGGAGGACTCCTCGTCCCAGCAGTCGACGCCGCCGGCGAGAGCCCGTATCAATCATCAGAATTCAAAAGCCGGGGAGAACTCGTCGTCCC CGAGCAATTCGAGGCCATCGAAGCACTCGACAACGACGGACGCCTCGGGTAATAACGTACCACACGCGGTGCCACCCTGCATGATGATGCCACCGGAGGTTCTCGGTCAATATCTCAGTAGCATGGGTAGAAACGGCGCCAAGCCG GTAACCGGGGACGTCAGGAAGTGTAGTAAATCAGGGATGAATACGTGTTGCGCGAAGAGATTTAGTGGTGGCGGAGAATTTCCCATTAAACTGATCGTTAGGGCTGCCTGTCGACCGGATACGGAAAAAAATAGTCTTCCCGACGTTAAATCAAAG CTACCGAAACAGCGCCGCGACAGTGTCCTCAAGCCGGGatcaaaatatttgtattcGAGGCAGAGCCTGAGCTCCTCTTTGAGCAATTCACCGAGAAAATTGCCGAGCACGGGCCGCTCCGGCGAAAGAAGTGACTCTTCGAAATCCGAAGAGGAAGCCGCTACCAGCATCCAAGCGGTCTACCGAGGCTACAAGACGCGGAGAAAATTGAAAGAG ATAACAAAGGAGTCCGCCTGCTACGAACAAACAGCGAATTTGCACAAGTTCGAACCCGTCAAAGTCGCGCTTCTCTACTCGGATAGTCGCTCCGAACAAGGCGAAACGCTGGATAAGACTCCCGCCTTTGTCGAGAGGGAGGATAATCACGTTTCCGCGGAGATCCAGATGTCGCAG CTTTCTCGGGATGAAAATTGCCGGGCGATAGAAACCATAATGCCGCCGCCGGCGTATTCTCCGGCTAACGAGGAAAAAACGAGCACCGACACCGCCACCGATCCGGACGAAGCTGCCGCTTGTTTGGCCCGTAATGAAGACAGATCGAATGCAGCCCTCGAGAGGAATAACAAGAAGAAGACTCTGCACTGCTCGACGGGCGAGCTGAGGAAGAAATTGCGCAAACTTAGAAA GGGATCGAACGAACTGGACGCCGCGAGCTGGTTCTGA
- the LOC100115442 gene encoding uncharacterized protein LOC100115442 isoform X6, whose product MRRGPHRCDRKVVESSNEDESRVPPEPSHPNSRSARPTRNFRQVSRRTAQERDVGPPSFPEHIRPTAHESVETKLPRRRLKSTGSDEIQKRSGAAKHRCRDKHVDRHRASFVAAAGTKCPHSRSSSSSSSRELCDKGRRLRRRQRRRSSKPRHTLIAAAQRRKLGRSLRRCSSSDNSKSSLIVLYRGGGAAAVADSSPDTRKSREDLTSDSVGSRVPQSSRALPATRPRVENRAASCTCCCVPKPRRRIVSKSAEFRYCRALEEEPCFDFALETSSLMAQRSGQQRSENLEPHLGLLMQHLQSKAAGDGQLNRIDSQRVFPFQDTPSGNLKIIPNQVVFESKKVSVLVAEPRHAKVNVKAERGDQASASRPREIDLPPGVTASTVDRLQAQHRLPAVPSECRPRTQPVNREKMLQQRDEAKQTVVQNGPVIRDVPLATLGFTSEQPIDWKNISLPEKTDLYQELSQRITTYKNADCIVRIGNDEFHCHLLVLQSYSAFFDDKNVKEIDLAGSSVTSRAFSIIYDWMISPTSESCHLLRRDNILEIFLAAQHLGIKELEEQCWAFIDNDELFSEDTAFLLYLEARKIGNTAVMELMVPRIMKFFLMLVSTKDFLELAVEELCLLLRSNYISVNSEMEVLMSAVRWLMHDWEGRKPYLLDVMKCVRFGLIAPWQLVDVKRNPENPEFMELMSYPEIQKMVDDGLAFVIIKYWYGNQTEDYYHWIDLLGLTEPTNRNWAGEDKNYVTYREFLLYLEEYQRTKISELKNKKSSQEKPSPPSSPPKEDSSSQQSTPPARARINHQNSKAGENSSSPSNSRPSKHSTTTDASGNNVPHAVPPCMMMPPEVLGQYLSSMGRNGAKPVTGDVRKCSKSGMNTCCAKRFSGGGEFPIKLIVRAACRPDTEKNSLPDVKSKLPKQRRDSVLKPGSKYLYSRQSLSSSLSNSPRKLPSTGRSGERSDSSKSEEEAATSIQAVYRGYKTRRKLKET is encoded by the exons ATGCGAAGAGGTCCCCACCGCTGCGAT AGAAAGGTAGTCGAATCATCCAACGAGGACGAGTCCCGCGTTCCCCCGGAGCCGAGCCATCCAAATTCCAG GTCAGCCCGTCCTACTCGAAATTTTCGTCAAGTTTCCCGCAGGACTGCACAGGAGAGAGACGTCGGCCCCCCGAGTTTCCCCGAGCACATCCGCCCGACTGCTCACGAGTCCGTCGAGACAAAATTAC CTCGGAGACGACTAAAATCAACGGGGAGCGACGAAATTCAAAAGAGGAGCGGCGCCGCCAAACATCGTTGTCGAGATAAACACGTTGAT CGTCATCGGGCAAGTTTCGTCGCTGCCGCCGGGACAAAGTGTCCCCACAgtaggagcagcagcagcagttcctCGAGGGAACTTTG CGACAAGGGGAGACGACTACGACGTCGACAACGACGGCGAAGCTCGAAGCCGCGACACACGCTGATAGCCGCGGCACAAAGGAGAAAGC TTGGAAGGAGCTTACGACGCTGCTCGAGCTCGGACAATAGCAAGAGCAGCCTGATCGTCTTGTACCGAGGCggcggtgctgctgctgtggcggACTCCAGTCCGGACACTCGAAAGTCTCGCGAGGACCTGACGTCCGACTCGGTCGGCTCTCGAGTTCCTCAGAG CTCGAGAGCGCTGCCAGCCACTCGTCCCAGAGTCGAGAACCGCGCGGCTTCGTGCACCTGCTGCTGCGTTCCCAAACCAAGACGTCGGATCGTCTCCAAGTCCGCGGAATTTCGCTACTGCCGAGCTCTCGAGGAAGAGCCATGCTTTGACTTTGCACTGGAAACCTCGAGTCTAATGGCTCAGCGCTCCGG ACAGCAGAGATCGGAAAACTTGGAGCCCCACCTAGGACTGTTGATGCAGCACTTACAGAGCAAAGCGGCGGGCGACGGTCAGCTCAACCGGATCGATTCCCAGAGGGTATTCCCGTTCCAGGACACGCCCAGCGGCAATCTCAAGATCATTCCGAACCAG GTGGTGTTCGAGTCGAAGAAGGTGAGCGTGCTGGTGGCGGAACCGCGTCACGCGAAAGTCAACGTCAAGGCCGAGCGCGGGGATCAAGCGAGCGCCTCGCGTCCGAGGGAGATCGACCTGCCGCCGGGCGTCACGGCCTCGACCGTCGACCGACTCCAGGCCCAGCACCGACTGCCGGCCGTCCCCAGCGAGTGCAGGCCCAGGACGCAGCCGGTCAACCGCGAGAAGATGCTGCAGCAGAGGGACGAGGCCAAGCAGACGGTCGTCCAGAACGGACCCGTCATCCGCGACGTGCCGCTCGCTAC ATTAGGATTTACGTCGGAGCAGCCGATCGACTGGAAGAACATAAGTCTGCCGGAGAAAACTGACCTCTACCAGGAGCTGTCCCAGCGCATAACGACCTACAA AAATGCCGACTGCATCGTTCGCATCGGGAACGACGAATTCCACTGCCATCTGCTAGTGCTGCAGAGCTACAGCGCGTTCTTCGACGATAAAAACGTCAAAGAGATCGACCTCGCCGGG AGCAGCGTGACCTCGAGAGCCTTCTCCATTATCTACGACTGGATGATAAGCCCGACGAGCGAGAGCTGCCACCTGCTCAGACGCGACAACATTCTCGAGATCTTTCTGGCCGCCCAGCACCTCGGCATCAAAG AATTGGAGGAGCAATGCTGGGCGTTCATCGACAACGATGAGCTCTTCTCCGAGGACACGGCATTCCTGCTCTACTTGGAAGCCCGAAAAATAGGCAATACCGCGGTCATGGAGCTCATGGTGCCGAGGATCATGAAATTCTTCCTCATGCTCGTCAGCACCAAGGACTTTCTCGAGCTGGCCGTCGAGGAGCTCTGCCTCCTGCTCAGATCGAACTACATATCCGTCAACAG CGAGATGGAGGTCCTCATGTCCGCGGTGAGGTGGCTCATGCACGACTGGGAGGGCCGAAAGCCGTACCTGCTGGACGTGATGAAGTGCGTGAGGTTCGGCCTAATCGCGCCTTGGCAACTGGTTGACGTCAAGCGAAACCCGGAGAATCCGGAATTCATGGAGCTCATGTCCTACCCGGAGATCCAGAAAATGGTCGACGACGGTTTAGC TTTCGTTATCATCAAATACTGGTACGGCAATCAAACGGAAGACTATTACCACTGGATCGATCTGCTCGGATTAACGGAGCCGACTAACCGGAATTGGGCCGGCGAAGATAAG AACTACGTCACCTACAGAGAGTTTCTTCTCTATCTGGAGGAGTACCAGAGGACGAAAATTTCCGAGCTGAAGAACAAAAAGTCCTCCCAGGAAAAACCCTCGCCTCCGAGCTCACCTCCGAAGGAGGACTCCTCGTCCCAGCAGTCGACGCCGCCGGCGAGAGCCCGTATCAATCATCAGAATTCAAAAGCCGGGGAGAACTCGTCGTCCC CGAGCAATTCGAGGCCATCGAAGCACTCGACAACGACGGACGCCTCGGGTAATAACGTACCACACGCGGTGCCACCCTGCATGATGATGCCACCGGAGGTTCTCGGTCAATATCTCAGTAGCATGGGTAGAAACGGCGCCAAGCCG GTAACCGGGGACGTCAGGAAGTGTAGTAAATCAGGGATGAATACGTGTTGCGCGAAGAGATTTAGTGGTGGCGGAGAATTTCCCATTAAACTGATCGTTAGGGCTGCCTGTCGACCGGATACGGAAAAAAATAGTCTTCCCGACGTTAAATCAAAG CTACCGAAACAGCGCCGCGACAGTGTCCTCAAGCCGGGatcaaaatatttgtattcGAGGCAGAGCCTGAGCTCCTCTTTGAGCAATTCACCGAGAAAATTGCCGAGCACGGGCCGCTCCGGCGAAAGAAGTGACTCTTCGAAATCCGAAGAGGAAGCCGCTACCAGCATCCAAGCGGTCTACCGAGGCTACAAGACGCGGAGAAAATTGAAAGAG ACGTGA
- the LOC100115442 gene encoding uncharacterized protein LOC100115442 isoform X9 yields MRRGPHRCDRKVVESSNEDESRVPPEPSHPNSRSARPTRNFRQVSRRTAQERDVGPPSFPEHIRPTAHESVETKLPRRRLKSTGSDEIQKRSGAAKHRCRDKHVDRHRASFVAAAGTKCPHSRSSSSSSSRELCDKGRRLRRRQRRRSSKPRHTLIAAAQRRKLGRSLRRCSSSDNSKSSLIVLYRGGGAAAVADSSPDTRKSREDLTSDSVGSRVPQSSRALPATRPRVENRAASCTCCCVPKPRRRIVSKSAEFRYCRALEEEPCFDFALETSSLMAQRSGQQRSENLEPHLGLLMQHLQSKAAGDGQLNRIDSQRVFPFQDTPSGNLKIIPNQVVFESKKVSVLVAEPRHAKVNVKAERGDQASASRPREIDLPPGVTASTVDRLQAQHRLPAVPSECRPRTQPVNREKMLQQRDEAKQTVVQNGPVIRDVPLATLGFTSEQPIDWKNISLPEKTDLYQELSQRITTYKNADCIVRIGNDEFHCHLLVLQSYSAFFDDKNVKEIDLAGSSVTSRAFSIIYDWMISPTSESCHLLRRDNILEIFLAAQHLGIKELEEQCWAFIDNDELFSEDTAFLLYLEARKIGNTAVMELMVPRIMKFFLMLVSTKDFLELAVEELCLLLRSNYISVNSEMEVLMSAVRWLMHDWEGRKPYLLDVMKCVRFGLIAPWQLVDVKRNPENPEFMELMSYPEIQKMVDDGLAFVIIKYWYGNQTEDYYHWIDLLGLTEPTNRNWAGEDKNYVTYREFLLYLEEYQRTKISELKNKKSSQEKPSPPSSPPKEDSSSQQSTPPARARINHQNSKAGENSSSPSNSRPSKHSTTTDASGNNVPHAVPPCMMMPPEVLGQYLSSMGRNGAKPESVRFLIAFFQREMNLGVQLRVCNRGRQEV; encoded by the exons ATGCGAAGAGGTCCCCACCGCTGCGAT AGAAAGGTAGTCGAATCATCCAACGAGGACGAGTCCCGCGTTCCCCCGGAGCCGAGCCATCCAAATTCCAG GTCAGCCCGTCCTACTCGAAATTTTCGTCAAGTTTCCCGCAGGACTGCACAGGAGAGAGACGTCGGCCCCCCGAGTTTCCCCGAGCACATCCGCCCGACTGCTCACGAGTCCGTCGAGACAAAATTAC CTCGGAGACGACTAAAATCAACGGGGAGCGACGAAATTCAAAAGAGGAGCGGCGCCGCCAAACATCGTTGTCGAGATAAACACGTTGAT CGTCATCGGGCAAGTTTCGTCGCTGCCGCCGGGACAAAGTGTCCCCACAgtaggagcagcagcagcagttcctCGAGGGAACTTTG CGACAAGGGGAGACGACTACGACGTCGACAACGACGGCGAAGCTCGAAGCCGCGACACACGCTGATAGCCGCGGCACAAAGGAGAAAGC TTGGAAGGAGCTTACGACGCTGCTCGAGCTCGGACAATAGCAAGAGCAGCCTGATCGTCTTGTACCGAGGCggcggtgctgctgctgtggcggACTCCAGTCCGGACACTCGAAAGTCTCGCGAGGACCTGACGTCCGACTCGGTCGGCTCTCGAGTTCCTCAGAG CTCGAGAGCGCTGCCAGCCACTCGTCCCAGAGTCGAGAACCGCGCGGCTTCGTGCACCTGCTGCTGCGTTCCCAAACCAAGACGTCGGATCGTCTCCAAGTCCGCGGAATTTCGCTACTGCCGAGCTCTCGAGGAAGAGCCATGCTTTGACTTTGCACTGGAAACCTCGAGTCTAATGGCTCAGCGCTCCGG ACAGCAGAGATCGGAAAACTTGGAGCCCCACCTAGGACTGTTGATGCAGCACTTACAGAGCAAAGCGGCGGGCGACGGTCAGCTCAACCGGATCGATTCCCAGAGGGTATTCCCGTTCCAGGACACGCCCAGCGGCAATCTCAAGATCATTCCGAACCAG GTGGTGTTCGAGTCGAAGAAGGTGAGCGTGCTGGTGGCGGAACCGCGTCACGCGAAAGTCAACGTCAAGGCCGAGCGCGGGGATCAAGCGAGCGCCTCGCGTCCGAGGGAGATCGACCTGCCGCCGGGCGTCACGGCCTCGACCGTCGACCGACTCCAGGCCCAGCACCGACTGCCGGCCGTCCCCAGCGAGTGCAGGCCCAGGACGCAGCCGGTCAACCGCGAGAAGATGCTGCAGCAGAGGGACGAGGCCAAGCAGACGGTCGTCCAGAACGGACCCGTCATCCGCGACGTGCCGCTCGCTAC ATTAGGATTTACGTCGGAGCAGCCGATCGACTGGAAGAACATAAGTCTGCCGGAGAAAACTGACCTCTACCAGGAGCTGTCCCAGCGCATAACGACCTACAA AAATGCCGACTGCATCGTTCGCATCGGGAACGACGAATTCCACTGCCATCTGCTAGTGCTGCAGAGCTACAGCGCGTTCTTCGACGATAAAAACGTCAAAGAGATCGACCTCGCCGGG AGCAGCGTGACCTCGAGAGCCTTCTCCATTATCTACGACTGGATGATAAGCCCGACGAGCGAGAGCTGCCACCTGCTCAGACGCGACAACATTCTCGAGATCTTTCTGGCCGCCCAGCACCTCGGCATCAAAG AATTGGAGGAGCAATGCTGGGCGTTCATCGACAACGATGAGCTCTTCTCCGAGGACACGGCATTCCTGCTCTACTTGGAAGCCCGAAAAATAGGCAATACCGCGGTCATGGAGCTCATGGTGCCGAGGATCATGAAATTCTTCCTCATGCTCGTCAGCACCAAGGACTTTCTCGAGCTGGCCGTCGAGGAGCTCTGCCTCCTGCTCAGATCGAACTACATATCCGTCAACAG CGAGATGGAGGTCCTCATGTCCGCGGTGAGGTGGCTCATGCACGACTGGGAGGGCCGAAAGCCGTACCTGCTGGACGTGATGAAGTGCGTGAGGTTCGGCCTAATCGCGCCTTGGCAACTGGTTGACGTCAAGCGAAACCCGGAGAATCCGGAATTCATGGAGCTCATGTCCTACCCGGAGATCCAGAAAATGGTCGACGACGGTTTAGC TTTCGTTATCATCAAATACTGGTACGGCAATCAAACGGAAGACTATTACCACTGGATCGATCTGCTCGGATTAACGGAGCCGACTAACCGGAATTGGGCCGGCGAAGATAAG AACTACGTCACCTACAGAGAGTTTCTTCTCTATCTGGAGGAGTACCAGAGGACGAAAATTTCCGAGCTGAAGAACAAAAAGTCCTCCCAGGAAAAACCCTCGCCTCCGAGCTCACCTCCGAAGGAGGACTCCTCGTCCCAGCAGTCGACGCCGCCGGCGAGAGCCCGTATCAATCATCAGAATTCAAAAGCCGGGGAGAACTCGTCGTCCC CGAGCAATTCGAGGCCATCGAAGCACTCGACAACGACGGACGCCTCGGGTAATAACGTACCACACGCGGTGCCACCCTGCATGATGATGCCACCGGAGGTTCTCGGTCAATATCTCAGTAGCATGGGTAGAAACGGCGCCAAGCCG GAGAGCGTCAGGTTTCTCATAGCGTTCTTTCAGCGAGAGATGAATCTCGGGGTACAGCTGCGTGTCT GTAACCGGGGACGTCAGGAAGTGTAG